In Ruania zhangjianzhongii, the following proteins share a genomic window:
- the map gene encoding type I methionyl aminopeptidase yields MFGRGIEYKQPDQIRRMRTAGLVVADIHDAVRAAIASGVTTGELDAVARDVLAGAGATSNFLGYHGFPGVLCVSVNSEIVHGIPGDQVIRAGDVVSVDAGAVVDGWHGDAAFSVVVPGDEAQVDPADEQLVATTEAAMWAGIAALDGGGRLGDVGAAVEDAAGDYGIVREYTGHGIGTAMHQPPDVFNYARRPRGPSIRPGLCVAVEPMLTRGDEATRLLEDDWTVVSADGSRAAHVEHTVAVHDGGLWVLTARDGGAAELAARGVQVVPLA; encoded by the coding sequence CGGGCTGGTAGTGGCCGATATCCACGACGCTGTCCGCGCCGCGATCGCCTCCGGAGTCACCACCGGTGAGCTGGATGCCGTCGCCCGGGACGTGTTGGCGGGCGCCGGGGCCACGTCGAACTTCCTCGGCTATCACGGGTTCCCCGGAGTGCTCTGCGTATCGGTGAACTCCGAGATCGTGCACGGCATCCCCGGTGACCAGGTGATCCGGGCCGGGGACGTGGTTTCCGTCGATGCCGGCGCCGTGGTCGACGGGTGGCACGGGGACGCGGCGTTCTCCGTGGTGGTGCCTGGTGACGAGGCGCAGGTCGACCCGGCCGACGAGCAGCTGGTCGCGACCACGGAGGCCGCGATGTGGGCCGGTATCGCTGCGCTCGACGGTGGCGGCCGCCTCGGCGATGTCGGTGCCGCCGTGGAGGATGCCGCTGGTGACTACGGGATCGTGCGGGAGTACACCGGCCACGGCATCGGTACCGCGATGCACCAGCCACCGGACGTGTTCAACTACGCACGCAGGCCGCGTGGGCCGTCGATCCGGCCAGGGCTGTGCGTGGCGGTGGAACCGATGCTCACCCGCGGCGATGAAGCCACCCGGCTGCTCGAGGACGACTGGACCGTGGTCAGTGCGGACGGCTCCCGAGCCGCGCACGTGGAGCACACTGTGGCCGTGCACGACGGCGGGCTCTGGGTGCTCACAGCACGCGACGGGGGAGCAGCGGAGCTGGCGGCACGCGGTGTGCAGGTGGTACCGCTGGCCTGA